In Wenyingzhuangia fucanilytica, the following are encoded in one genomic region:
- a CDS encoding molybdenum cofactor biosynthesis protein MoaE, with amino-acid sequence MKKHNVFIQGAITPDFIANSIAKHQTKTSIGAHDIFLGQVRADEINGKTVSAIEYTAYEEMANTKFSEIREATFDKFELTCMHIYHSLGAVKAGEICLFVFVSSPRRKEAMKALEYLVETIKAESPIFGKEIFEDESHQWKVNS; translated from the coding sequence ATGAAAAAACACAATGTATTTATTCAAGGAGCTATTACTCCAGATTTTATTGCCAATTCTATAGCCAAGCATCAGACCAAAACAAGCATAGGTGCTCATGATATTTTTTTGGGTCAAGTAAGGGCTGATGAAATAAATGGTAAAACAGTATCAGCTATTGAGTATACTGCTTATGAAGAAATGGCCAACACTAAATTTAGCGAAATTAGAGAGGCTACCTTTGATAAGTTTGAACTTACCTGCATGCATATTTACCACAGTTTAGGCGCTGTAAAAGCTGGTGAAATTTGTCTATTTGTTTTTGTGTCTTCGCCTAGAAGAAAAGAAGCAATGAAAGCTTTAGAATATTTGGTAGAAACTATCAAAGCAGAAAGTCCTATTTTTGGTAAAGAAATTTTTGAAGACGAAAGCCATCAGTGGAAAGTTAATTCGTAA
- a CDS encoding rubredoxin, with amino-acid sequence MIERLKRIFIKGGVITPNELKQVTQLARALNLTSISFGSRQDILLPVKENQQHLLKTYFPEFKQDIDDDTHKYQNIVSSYVCADVFQQTSWLSATTYLYLHEDFKYNPTLKINIVDPQQNLVPIYGGNINFIASKSEDYWYVNLNLPGWEKDISYPVLVFTWNIAKVAKIIEEEYKNFDNVQDLFNRVTELTDSNNKVVTEPLKIPYRPFPYYEGMNKMGISQYWLGLYWRNNQYDINFLDDFCDFCMDYKISKICITPWKSFIVKGIEKEYKFMLEKFLGQRGINVRHSSLELNWHLPVSDPEALKLKRFIVKSFDQNDISTYGLTFGYHERSEDPHYFTSMIVEKNPNPKIANSYENIASYNVLYCKNFDPNTREYIPYAQNVEEIELPGLLMQLSQLYFKQLDNNTENVKKPKQNKDSGLLESTVYQCGNCMTVYDDEIGDEEANIAPGIAFKDLPDDYCCSLCEAPKTKFKEVVLAE; translated from the coding sequence ATGATTGAAAGATTAAAAAGAATTTTCATCAAAGGAGGAGTTATCACTCCAAATGAATTAAAGCAAGTTACACAACTAGCTAGAGCATTGAATTTAACTTCTATTAGCTTTGGGTCTAGACAAGATATATTATTACCTGTTAAAGAAAACCAACAGCATTTGTTAAAAACTTATTTCCCTGAGTTTAAACAAGATATTGATGATGATACTCACAAATATCAAAACATTGTATCTTCATATGTTTGTGCCGATGTTTTTCAACAAACTTCTTGGTTAAGTGCTACTACCTATTTGTATTTACACGAAGATTTTAAATACAATCCTACTTTAAAAATCAACATTGTAGATCCTCAACAAAACCTGGTACCAATCTATGGAGGAAACATCAATTTTATTGCTTCAAAAAGCGAGGATTATTGGTATGTAAATTTAAACTTACCGGGTTGGGAAAAAGACATCTCCTACCCTGTATTGGTTTTTACTTGGAACATAGCTAAAGTGGCTAAAATTATTGAAGAAGAATATAAAAACTTTGATAATGTTCAGGATTTATTTAACAGAGTAACCGAATTAACAGACTCTAATAACAAAGTAGTTACAGAACCATTAAAAATTCCTTACAGACCATTCCCCTATTACGAAGGAATGAACAAAATGGGAATTAGCCAATATTGGCTAGGATTGTACTGGAGAAACAATCAATATGATATTAATTTCTTAGATGATTTTTGTGATTTTTGTATGGATTACAAAATCAGTAAAATTTGTATCACACCTTGGAAATCTTTTATTGTAAAAGGTATTGAAAAGGAATATAAGTTTATGCTAGAAAAGTTTTTAGGACAAAGAGGAATCAACGTTCGCCACTCTTCTTTAGAATTAAACTGGCATTTACCTGTTAGTGACCCAGAAGCTTTAAAATTAAAAAGGTTTATTGTAAAATCTTTTGATCAAAATGATATTAGTACTTACGGATTAACATTTGGATATCATGAAAGAAGTGAGGATCCTCACTACTTTACTTCAATGATAGTAGAAAAAAATCCAAATCCTAAAATTGCCAATAGCTACGAAAACATTGCATCATATAATGTATTGTATTGTAAAAACTTTGATCCAAACACAAGAGAATATATTCCTTACGCTCAAAACGTAGAAGAAATTGAACTTCCTGGATTGTTAATGCAATTGAGTCAATTGTACTTTAAACAATTAGATAACAATACTGAAAACGTAAAAAAACCTAAACAAAATAAAGACTCTGGACTATTAGAATCAACTGTTTACCAATGCGGTAACTGTATGACTGTCTATGATGATGAAATAGGTGATGAAGAAGCAAACATTGCGCCGGGAATAGCATTTAAAGACTTACCAGACGATTATTGCTGTAGTCTTTGTGAGGCACCAAAAACTAAATTTAAGGAAGTTGTTTTGGCAGAATAA
- the glp gene encoding gephyrin-like molybdotransferase Glp — translation MNNYLVSIKEAINLVNTNVLSKKPKKVLLKDALDLFLAEDIFSPINMPPFNQSAMDGYAILYDDKHQNNFKLVDEIKAGDNNKRTLNTGEAVRIFTGAPTPINANAVIMQENTEVNNGVLKIDDTLSDYKNIRLEGEQIKQKQIALQKGEKLNPAAIGFLATLGITEVSIYPKPNISIIVTGNELVTPGTPLEFGQIYESNAIMLQTALAKKGFNKTNIIKVKDDYAATKNTLATTLKESDVVLISGGISVGDYDFVGKALLELKTEQIFYKIKQKPGKPLFFGKNQNTVVFALPGNPASALTCYYIYIESALQKIIGNPNYSKSTVELTLENEYLKKGTRGEFLKAKTTQNGVEILGSQSSAMLNSFAQANALIYLEDDIKIVKKGEKVKTYIID, via the coding sequence ATGAACAATTATTTAGTTAGCATTAAAGAAGCCATCAACTTGGTAAACACAAACGTTTTAAGCAAAAAACCTAAAAAAGTTTTGCTTAAAGATGCTTTGGATTTGTTTTTAGCAGAAGATATTTTCTCTCCTATAAACATGCCTCCTTTTAACCAATCTGCCATGGATGGTTACGCTATTTTATATGACGACAAACATCAAAACAATTTTAAATTGGTTGATGAAATAAAAGCTGGAGACAACAACAAAAGAACCTTAAACACAGGAGAAGCTGTAAGAATTTTTACAGGAGCTCCTACTCCTATAAATGCAAATGCTGTTATTATGCAAGAAAACACCGAGGTTAACAATGGTGTTTTAAAAATTGATGACACGCTCTCTGATTATAAAAACATCAGACTAGAAGGAGAACAGATTAAACAAAAACAAATTGCCTTACAAAAAGGGGAAAAACTAAACCCCGCAGCCATTGGTTTTTTAGCAACCTTAGGTATTACAGAAGTAAGTATTTATCCAAAACCCAACATTAGTATTATTGTAACTGGAAATGAATTAGTCACTCCGGGAACACCTTTGGAATTTGGACAAATTTACGAAAGCAATGCTATTATGCTACAAACCGCTTTGGCAAAAAAAGGTTTTAACAAAACAAACATCATCAAAGTAAAAGATGATTATGCTGCTACAAAAAACACCTTAGCAACTACTTTAAAAGAAAGTGATGTTGTATTAATTTCAGGAGGAATATCTGTTGGTGATTATGATTTTGTAGGGAAAGCTTTGTTAGAGCTAAAAACAGAACAAATTTTTTATAAAATAAAGCAAAAACCAGGGAAGCCTTTATTTTTTGGTAAAAATCAAAATACAGTTGTATTTGCACTTCCTGGAAATCCAGCTTCGGCATTAACATGTTATTATATCTACATTGAATCTGCTTTACAAAAAATAATTGGAAACCCTAATTACAGTAAATCAACAGTAGAATTAACATTAGAAAACGAATACCTAAAAAAAGGAACTAGAGGAGAGTTTTTAAAAGCAAAAACAACTCAAAATGGTGTAGAAATCTTAGGAAGTCAAAGCTCTGCCATGTTAAATAGTTTTGCCCAAGCCAATGCTTTAATTTATTTAGAAGACGATATTAAAATAGTAAAAAAAGGAGAAAAAGTAAAAACCTATATAATTGATTAA
- a CDS encoding 4Fe-4S dicluster domain-containing protein produces MSNDTNKWYSLNLGRHKNKSLQHNCSCGSGGNGGCKSSSPETPEIPEAQKHLDGYDQVFNVKMDRRDAFKKLTASLLIGAGAVSTSCSITSSDESKEKAQIDWEEQFKGNYKLMTDEEKKATVTRLERSYELRTGKTLNMSSKGAEEDTLFGYAFNISKCQGYMDCVNACVEENNQDRESQMQYIRIHEMEEGKGFNFGESDDNYYHEVPAAGHFYMGTQCFHCDNPPCIEVCPVKATWKEEDGIVVIDYDWCVGCRYCMAACPYDGRRFNWKTPEVPEEEVNKEQHYLGNRLRKKGVMEKCTFCIQRSREGQNPACVEACPTGARVFGNLLDPNSTIRWVLENKKVFRLKEDLGTEPKFWYYMD; encoded by the coding sequence ATGAGCAACGATACTAATAAGTGGTACTCACTAAACTTAGGAAGACATAAAAACAAATCACTTCAACACAATTGTAGTTGCGGAAGTGGTGGGAATGGTGGTTGTAAATCTTCATCACCTGAAACACCAGAAATTCCCGAAGCACAAAAACACCTAGACGGTTACGACCAAGTGTTTAATGTAAAAATGGACAGACGTGACGCTTTTAAAAAACTAACCGCTAGTTTACTTATTGGTGCCGGAGCAGTAAGTACCTCTTGTAGCATTACCTCTAGTGATGAATCTAAAGAAAAAGCACAAATAGATTGGGAAGAGCAATTCAAAGGAAATTACAAACTAATGACCGATGAAGAAAAAAAGGCAACGGTTACAAGATTAGAACGTTCTTACGAACTTAGAACTGGAAAAACTTTAAACATGTCTTCTAAAGGTGCAGAAGAAGATACTTTATTTGGATACGCTTTTAACATTTCCAAATGTCAAGGATATATGGATTGTGTAAATGCTTGTGTTGAAGAAAACAATCAAGATAGAGAATCTCAGATGCAATACATCCGTATTCATGAAATGGAAGAAGGAAAGGGATTTAATTTTGGAGAATCTGACGACAATTACTATCACGAAGTTCCTGCTGCTGGTCATTTTTACATGGGAACCCAGTGTTTTCATTGTGATAATCCTCCTTGTATTGAAGTTTGCCCAGTAAAAGCAACATGGAAAGAAGAAGACGGTATTGTTGTTATTGACTACGACTGGTGTGTAGGTTGTAGATATTGTATGGCTGCTTGTCCTTATGATGGAAGACGATTTAACTGGAAAACTCCCGAAGTACCAGAAGAAGAAGTAAACAAAGAACAACACTATTTAGGAAACAGACTTCGCAAAAAAGGAGTAATGGAAAAGTGTACCTTCTGTATACAAAGATCTAGAGAAGGACAAAACCCTGCCTGTGTAGAAGCATGTCCAACTGGAGCTAGAGTATTTGGTAATTTACTAGACCCTAACAGCACCATAAGATGGGTTTTAGAAAACAAAAAAGTATTTAGGCTAAAAGAAGATTTAGGAACTGAGCCTAAATTTTGGTACTATATGGATTAA
- a CDS encoding nitrate reductase has product MSANKTYKTTCSYCGVGCGIIVNKDNNGTLKVTGDTEHPVNKGMLCSKGMNLHYVAQDTTDRILHPEMKWSKNHPLKRVSWDTAFERAAAVFKSIIKKHGPDSVGFYVSGQCLTEEYYLVNKLTKGFIGTNNIDTNSRLCMSSAVVGYKKALGEDAVPIAYADIELADTFLITGANPAWCHPILYRRLEAHKEANPDTKFIVVDPRKTQTAAIADLHLQIQQGTDVVLNNAIIRELIETNKIDIDFILNHTNNFEDVKKQVFETSLEDAAKICDVSLADIKLAAKYIGDAKGFISMWTMGLNQSIIGVDKNVSLLNISLVTGQIGKPGSGPFSLTGQPNAMGGREVGGMASLLAAHKDLENPEHRKEVAEYWKSNPISPKPGYTATQMFDALDKGDLKAIWIICTNPVVSLPNSNKVERALKKAKFVVVQDISHNAETTKYADLLLPAAGWLEKEGTMSNSERRISYLEKGIDPPGEALPDVEILWRFAQAMNYKGFNYNNAEEVYKEYCLMTKGTNIDISGLSYQKLKDLGTVQWPFPTEDSKGTPRLFTDKQFYTKDGKANFNVPQNIYNQSEQPTEEFPLILNTGRIRDQWHTRTKTGKVKRLLTHISGPYVEINEEDAKARGIEEGNIVVVKNNRGTARVKAVINKDIKKGAIFMPMHFGRVSGSDFGRANNLTNELIDPISKEPDFKHAVAQVTKFKKEKQKICLIGAGSASYRFIQTYREHNTEDELDVFSLEPYPFYNRVMLPEYINEEMTWEQLQKIKAGELDKLKVTLHASCSIVKVNREEKTIVDSNGNTHQYDILIIATGSRAFVPKDCRLDMPGAFTMRTKKDADDLKNHLERTGLPQHKQHVTIVGGGLLGLELAASLSKIDIKSSIIQRANRLMERQLDLVSSRLLGQDVQERGIQIHYNNEVDTVFETEKDTELEVRLKTGKIIKTNAIVYAIGTIPNIELGRDIKLNCGRGIEVNQHLQSSDPNIFALGEIAQYNGWLFGITSAAEQQADVAAKFILGDLGSLYDGSVLMNILKFENLDLCSIGNIEIPKGDNSYEQIILTDERKRYYKKCVVKDDILVGAVLMGDKNEFAEFKALIEDKVELSDKRDELLRGSGGGEPVIGKLVCSCSQVGDGNLKQAISGGCTDFAELCKTTGAGLGCGSCKPEVRDIMKECLVAST; this is encoded by the coding sequence ATGTCTGCAAATAAAACATATAAAACAACTTGTTCCTACTGTGGTGTGGGTTGTGGGATCATCGTAAATAAAGATAATAACGGAACATTAAAAGTGACGGGAGACACCGAACATCCTGTAAACAAAGGAATGCTTTGTTCAAAAGGAATGAACCTTCATTATGTTGCTCAAGACACTACAGATAGAATTTTGCACCCTGAAATGAAGTGGAGTAAAAACCATCCATTAAAAAGAGTTTCTTGGGACACTGCTTTTGAAAGAGCCGCAGCCGTTTTTAAATCTATCATCAAAAAACACGGACCAGACAGTGTAGGTTTTTATGTATCTGGACAATGTTTAACCGAAGAATACTATTTGGTAAACAAACTTACCAAAGGATTTATTGGAACTAACAATATTGACACCAACTCAAGACTATGTATGAGTTCTGCAGTTGTGGGTTATAAAAAAGCCTTAGGTGAAGATGCTGTTCCTATTGCTTATGCTGACATTGAATTGGCAGATACTTTTTTAATTACTGGAGCAAACCCTGCTTGGTGTCATCCTATTTTATACAGAAGGTTAGAAGCTCATAAAGAAGCGAATCCTGACACCAAATTTATTGTTGTTGACCCAAGAAAAACACAAACCGCTGCCATTGCAGATTTACATTTACAAATTCAACAAGGAACAGATGTTGTTTTAAACAATGCTATTATTCGTGAATTAATAGAAACAAATAAAATTGATATTGATTTTATTTTAAATCACACCAACAATTTTGAAGATGTTAAAAAGCAAGTATTTGAAACCTCTTTAGAAGACGCTGCAAAAATTTGTGATGTATCATTAGCTGATATTAAACTAGCTGCAAAATATATTGGAGATGCCAAAGGATTCATTAGTATGTGGACCATGGGATTAAACCAAAGTATTATCGGTGTTGATAAAAATGTATCTCTATTAAATATTTCATTAGTTACAGGACAAATAGGAAAACCAGGTTCTGGACCATTCTCCTTAACAGGACAACCAAATGCTATGGGTGGTAGAGAAGTTGGTGGAATGGCTAGTTTACTAGCTGCCCATAAAGACTTAGAAAACCCTGAACACAGAAAAGAAGTTGCTGAATACTGGAAGAGTAACCCTATTTCTCCAAAACCAGGATATACTGCAACACAAATGTTTGACGCTTTAGATAAAGGTGATTTAAAAGCTATTTGGATAATTTGTACCAACCCTGTTGTAAGTTTACCAAACTCTAATAAAGTAGAAAGGGCTCTTAAGAAAGCAAAATTTGTGGTAGTACAAGACATTTCTCACAATGCTGAAACCACCAAATATGCAGATTTATTATTACCTGCGGCTGGATGGTTAGAAAAAGAAGGAACCATGTCTAACTCAGAACGTAGAATTTCTTATTTAGAAAAAGGAATTGATCCACCGGGTGAAGCTTTACCTGATGTAGAAATATTATGGCGTTTTGCTCAAGCCATGAACTACAAAGGTTTTAACTACAATAATGCCGAAGAAGTTTATAAAGAATATTGCTTGATGACCAAGGGGACTAATATTGACATCTCTGGTTTATCATATCAAAAATTAAAAGATTTAGGTACCGTTCAATGGCCATTCCCTACAGAAGATAGCAAGGGAACTCCTAGATTATTTACTGATAAACAATTTTACACAAAAGACGGTAAAGCCAACTTTAACGTTCCTCAAAATATTTATAATCAATCGGAACAACCTACAGAGGAGTTTCCTTTGATTTTAAACACTGGTCGTATTCGTGACCAATGGCATACTAGAACCAAAACAGGAAAAGTAAAACGTTTGCTAACCCATATTAGTGGTCCTTATGTAGAGATAAATGAAGAGGATGCTAAAGCTAGAGGAATTGAAGAAGGAAATATTGTTGTAGTTAAAAACAATCGTGGAACTGCTAGAGTAAAAGCTGTCATCAACAAAGACATCAAGAAAGGAGCTATATTTATGCCAATGCATTTTGGTAGAGTTTCTGGTTCTGATTTTGGACGTGCTAACAATTTAACCAACGAATTAATTGATCCTATTTCTAAAGAACCAGACTTTAAACATGCTGTTGCGCAAGTAACCAAGTTTAAAAAAGAAAAACAAAAAATCTGTTTAATTGGTGCAGGCTCAGCTTCATATAGATTTATCCAAACCTATAGAGAACACAATACAGAAGACGAACTAGATGTTTTTTCTTTAGAACCTTACCCATTCTACAACCGTGTAATGCTCCCAGAATATATTAATGAAGAAATGACCTGGGAGCAACTTCAAAAAATTAAAGCTGGGGAACTAGATAAATTAAAAGTTACCTTACACGCTAGCTGTAGTATAGTAAAAGTAAATAGAGAAGAAAAAACAATTGTAGACAGCAATGGAAACACTCATCAATACGATATTTTAATCATCGCTACAGGAAGTAGAGCCTTTGTTCCTAAAGACTGTAGATTAGATATGCCTGGAGCATTTACCATGCGTACTAAAAAAGATGCAGATGACTTAAAAAATCACTTAGAAAGAACTGGTCTTCCACAACACAAACAACACGTAACTATAGTTGGTGGTGGTTTACTTGGTTTAGAATTGGCTGCATCACTTTCTAAAATAGATATCAAATCTAGCATTATCCAACGTGCCAACAGATTGATGGAACGTCAATTAGATTTAGTTTCTAGTAGATTATTAGGACAAGATGTTCAAGAAAGAGGAATTCAAATACACTATAACAACGAGGTAGATACTGTTTTTGAAACTGAAAAAGATACAGAATTAGAAGTAAGATTAAAAACTGGAAAAATTATTAAAACCAATGCTATTGTTTATGCCATTGGTACCATTCCAAATATTGAATTAGGTAGAGATATTAAATTAAATTGTGGAAGAGGAATTGAAGTAAACCAACACTTACAATCTAGTGACCCAAATATTTTTGCTCTAGGAGAAATTGCTCAATACAATGGTTGGTTATTTGGAATTACTTCTGCTGCTGAACAACAAGCAGATGTAGCTGCTAAATTTATTTTAGGAGATTTAGGAAGTCTTTATGACGGTTCTGTTTTGATGAATATTTTAAAGTTTGAGAATCTTGATTTATGTAGTATTGGAAACATCGAAATTCCAAAAGGAGATAATTCTTACGAACAAATTATTCTTACAGATGAACGCAAACGTTACTACAAAAAATGTGTAGTAAAAGATGATATTTTGGTTGGAGCTGTATTGATGGGAGATAAAAATGAATTTGCAGAATTCAAAGCTTTAATTGAAGATAAAGTAGAACTATCAGACAAACGTGATGAATTATTACGTGGTAGCGGTGGTGGAGAACCTGTTATAGGTAAACTAGTTTGTTCTTGTAGCCAAGTAGGTGATGGTAATTTAAAACAAGCCATATCTGGAGGATGTACAGACTTTGCTGAATTATGTAAAACTACCGGAGCAGGTTTAGGATGTGGAAGTTGTAAACCAGAAGTTAGAGATATTATGAAGGAATGTTTGGTAGCTAGTACCTAG
- the dsrP gene encoding sulfate reduction electron transfer complex DsrMKJOP subunit DsrP has translation MKILKVFKNLTLDSLNLITTGSVKYHLWMGFLSIVMLVGMYCYSIQLEHGLGATGMNDRVSWGLYISNFTFLVGVAAAAVMLVMPTYVLKDIDFKRAVLIGEGLAVSALLMCLAFVIADMGGPGVLWHMIPGIGVFNFPNSMLTWDVIVLNGYLFINITIPLYILFRHYQNKESNPKVYVPGAFLSVFWAVGIHLVTAFLYQGLQARPFWNNALLGPRFLASAFAAGPALIILVLAVIRSHTKFNIADKTIKKIALIVTVAAQINLIMLVSELFKEFYAPTHHSESAFYLFFGLEGKNALLPWIWTSIPLNVLATIMLLFTKLRNNFKVLYFCCFILFIAIWIEKGFGLIIPGFIPGPYGAIVEYSPTGVEIGVTLGIWAMGIFIFTILSKVAINIELGELRYRPKK, from the coding sequence ATGAAAATTTTGAAAGTCTTTAAAAACCTAACGTTAGACAGTTTAAACCTTATCACAACAGGATCTGTAAAATACCATTTATGGATGGGATTCCTATCTATTGTTATGTTAGTTGGAATGTATTGCTACTCTATACAACTAGAACACGGATTAGGAGCCACAGGAATGAACGACCGTGTAAGTTGGGGATTATACATATCTAACTTTACATTTTTAGTTGGAGTAGCCGCTGCCGCAGTAATGCTAGTGATGCCTACTTATGTACTAAAAGATATTGACTTTAAAAGAGCAGTACTAATTGGAGAAGGACTAGCAGTTTCTGCTTTATTAATGTGTTTGGCTTTTGTTATTGCAGATATGGGAGGACCTGGAGTTTTATGGCACATGATACCAGGTATTGGAGTTTTTAATTTTCCTAACTCTATGCTTACTTGGGATGTTATTGTGCTAAATGGTTATTTATTTATCAATATCACCATTCCTCTTTACATTCTTTTTAGACATTATCAAAATAAAGAATCAAACCCAAAAGTTTATGTTCCTGGGGCGTTTCTATCTGTATTTTGGGCAGTTGGAATTCACTTAGTAACAGCCTTTTTATACCAAGGTCTTCAGGCAAGACCATTTTGGAACAATGCCCTTTTAGGACCAAGATTTTTAGCATCAGCTTTTGCTGCTGGACCTGCATTAATTATACTAGTATTAGCAGTAATTAGAAGTCATACTAAATTTAACATTGCTGATAAAACCATCAAAAAAATAGCCTTAATTGTTACTGTTGCTGCGCAAATCAATTTAATCATGTTGGTTTCAGAACTTTTTAAAGAGTTTTATGCTCCAACCCATCATAGTGAAAGTGCTTTTTACTTATTTTTTGGACTAGAAGGTAAAAATGCATTGTTACCTTGGATTTGGACTTCAATTCCATTAAATGTACTTGCAACCATAATGCTACTTTTTACAAAACTACGTAACAACTTTAAAGTCTTATACTTCTGTTGTTTTATACTGTTTATTGCTATTTGGATAGAAAAAGGATTTGGATTAATTATCCCTGGATTTATACCAGGACCTTATGGAGCAATTGTAGAGTACAGCCCAACAGGCGTAGAAATTGGGGTTACTTTAGGAATATGGGCTATGGGTATTTTTATTTTTACCATTCTATCAAAAGTAGCCATTAACATAGAGCTAGGAGAGTTGAGGTACCGCCCTAAAAAATAA
- a CDS encoding MoaD/ThiS family protein produces MLITIKYFGMLVETTNLNQESISLEVDDCTLESIEKKILSKYPTLTNITYNIAVNQKIVSKNYPIKNGDELAFLPPFAGG; encoded by the coding sequence ATGCTAATCACCATTAAATACTTTGGAATGTTGGTAGAAACAACCAACTTAAATCAAGAATCTATTTCTTTAGAAGTGGATGATTGCACTCTAGAAAGTATTGAAAAAAAGATCCTTAGCAAATATCCCACACTAACTAACATCACTTATAACATTGCTGTAAATCAAAAAATAGTCTCTAAAAATTATCCTATAAAAAACGGAGATGAATTGGCTTTTTTACCTCCATTTGCTGGAGGATGA
- the mobA gene encoding molybdenum cofactor guanylyltransferase, with product MQKNITGIILAGGNSTRMGTDKGTLTLNNITFTQHIINKLTPIVDEIIIVSNHETYDQFGVKRIPDNVKDYGPVAAVYTGLKASKTNYSIIVSCDAPKVDFEVFKPLLDERNNKHDIVQYICNSRTTPLIALYNRKCLGIFKLALKNKIQKLRFVIKQLDAKTIVAPDHIKEKIVNINTPKDLERYNIC from the coding sequence ATGCAAAAGAACATTACTGGAATTATTCTAGCGGGTGGAAATAGCACAAGAATGGGAACCGACAAAGGAACCCTAACACTTAACAACATTACCTTCACTCAACACATCATTAACAAATTAACCCCTATTGTTGATGAAATTATTATTGTTAGTAATCACGAAACTTATGATCAGTTTGGTGTAAAAAGAATTCCAGACAATGTAAAAGATTACGGTCCTGTTGCTGCAGTATATACTGGACTAAAAGCTAGTAAAACCAACTATAGTATTATTGTAAGTTGCGATGCTCCAAAAGTAGATTTTGAAGTTTTTAAACCTTTGTTAGATGAGCGCAACAATAAACATGATATTGTTCAATATATTTGTAATAGCAGAACAACACCTTTAATTGCATTATACAACCGAAAATGTTTAGGTATTTTTAAATTAGCTCTTAAAAATAAAATTCAAAAATTACGTTTTGTCATCAAACAACTAGATGCAAAAACGATTGTTGCCCCAGACCATATTAAAGAAAAAATAGTAAACATTAACACCCCAAAAGATTTAGAACGCTACAACATATGCTAA
- a CDS encoding multiheme c-type cytochrome has product MVHYKKHIYLLLSFLIAINSIACKEEHHEYHTIRDKIEDLSKSYDGNSITSEKYIKNLDLIEVTENGHTFLIPERKGKIELYACTECHTKPLEKMKGVDYQKAHWNIKLQHANENTMNCTTCHNKEDINSLTSFTGKKIDLNNSYNLCSQCHNQQYKDWAGGAHGKRIGSWAPPRASMTCVNCHNPHNPKIPSKWPARYNTQKVKERN; this is encoded by the coding sequence ATGGTACACTATAAAAAACATATCTACTTGCTATTGTCATTCTTAATAGCCATCAACTCAATTGCCTGTAAAGAAGAGCATCATGAGTACCATACGATTAGAGACAAAATAGAAGATTTAAGTAAAAGTTATGATGGGAACAGTATAACATCAGAAAAGTACATCAAAAATTTAGATCTTATTGAAGTAACTGAAAACGGACACACTTTTTTAATTCCAGAGCGCAAAGGAAAAATAGAACTATACGCTTGTACAGAATGCCATACCAAGCCATTAGAAAAAATGAAAGGTGTTGATTATCAAAAAGCACATTGGAACATTAAATTACAACATGCTAATGAAAACACTATGAATTGTACTACTTGTCACAACAAAGAAGACATCAATAGCCTAACAAGTTTTACTGGTAAAAAAATAGACCTGAACAATAGCTATAACCTATGTAGTCAATGCCATAATCAACAATACAAAGATTGGGCAGGCGGGGCTCATGGAAAAAGAATTGGTAGTTGGGCACCTCCTAGAGCATCTATGACTTGTGTGAATTGCCATAATCCACACAACCCAAAAATTCCTTCTAAATGGCCTGCCAGATACAATACTCAAAAAGTTAAAGAAAGAAACTAA